One region of Gemmatimonadaceae bacterium genomic DNA includes:
- a CDS encoding multicopper oxidase family protein — MRTVDAVLAAAMVLLIPLDARFASMATRPQPGHATAPDTLRQPPTLRNRSTVPGLVDVDLTAAPAHLHLMPGGPLVDVYAYNGMVPGPTLEVREGDSVVVHFHNHLPQTTTVHWHGLHLPASADGSPLFPVPPGSTYVYTFRIPAGYAGTYWYHPHPEARSSYQVAKGLFGAMIVRARDDPLAALGIPDKVLILSDNRFDAHGAISFPDSGSIQAEVDLENGREGNVLMVNGQVMPTIQIRPGGVQRWRIINASASRVYRLSLPGAQLIHVGSDGGLFAHPVLIHDVVVANSGRIEALVRGGSMPGERTPLNDLPYDRYMPQTRPADWDSTRSLLSLVVSHAPAAPAIPIPTLLRYVPPLDTTHVAMRRVIVMSQGMIDGRKMDANRVDLHGRLGTTEIWEIQNVVGMDHPFHLHGFRFQVLDRDGVPEPFPSWKDLVNVPGHSSLRIVVHFDDFPGKWMYHCHILDHEDEGMMGVLELNF, encoded by the coding sequence CCCTCGACGCTCGGTTCGCGTCAATGGCCACTCGGCCACAGCCGGGCCACGCGACCGCCCCCGACACCCTTCGCCAGCCACCCACACTGCGAAATCGCTCCACGGTGCCCGGGTTGGTGGACGTCGACCTCACCGCCGCGCCGGCACACCTGCACCTCATGCCTGGTGGTCCCCTGGTCGACGTCTACGCATACAACGGCATGGTGCCCGGCCCGACGCTCGAAGTGCGCGAGGGAGACAGCGTCGTCGTCCACTTCCACAACCACCTGCCCCAAACCACCACCGTCCACTGGCACGGACTGCATCTTCCCGCGAGCGCAGATGGGAGTCCCCTGTTCCCAGTCCCGCCGGGATCGACCTACGTGTACACCTTCCGAATCCCGGCGGGATACGCGGGAACCTACTGGTACCACCCGCACCCTGAGGCCCGGTCGTCGTACCAGGTGGCAAAGGGGCTCTTCGGCGCAATGATCGTCCGCGCGCGCGACGATCCGCTTGCGGCGCTCGGCATCCCCGACAAAGTGCTCATCCTCTCGGACAATCGTTTCGACGCACACGGTGCGATCTCATTCCCCGACTCCGGATCCATCCAAGCGGAGGTCGACCTCGAGAACGGACGCGAAGGAAACGTGCTCATGGTGAATGGCCAGGTGATGCCCACAATCCAGATCCGTCCGGGTGGTGTGCAACGTTGGCGGATCATCAACGCGTCAGCCTCACGCGTGTATCGGTTGTCGTTGCCGGGAGCGCAGCTCATTCACGTGGGAAGCGATGGCGGCCTGTTCGCGCACCCGGTGCTAATCCACGACGTCGTGGTCGCCAATAGCGGACGTATCGAAGCACTGGTTCGAGGCGGATCGATGCCCGGCGAGCGCACGCCGCTCAATGATCTTCCGTACGACCGGTACATGCCGCAGACACGACCCGCCGACTGGGACAGCACACGGTCACTGCTGTCCCTCGTCGTGAGCCACGCGCCGGCCGCGCCGGCGATTCCCATCCCCACCCTCCTTCGCTACGTGCCTCCGCTGGACACCACGCATGTCGCGATGCGCCGCGTGATCGTGATGTCGCAAGGGATGATCGACGGACGAAAGATGGATGCGAATCGCGTCGACCTGCACGGTCGCCTCGGCACTACGGAGATCTGGGAAATTCAGAACGTCGTCGGCATGGATCATCCCTTCCATCTCCACGGATTCCGATTTCAGGTGCTCGACCGGGACGGTGTGCCGGAGCCGTTTCCGAGCTGGAAGGATCTGGTGAATGTGCCCGGTCACTCCTCGCTGCGGATCGTCGTGCACTTCGACGATTTTCCGGGGAAGTGGATGTACCACTGTCATATCCTCGACCATGAGGACGAAGGGATGATGGGGGTTCTCGAACTCAACTTCTAG